The following coding sequences are from one Geothrix sp. window:
- the gatC gene encoding Asp-tRNA(Asn)/Glu-tRNA(Gln) amidotransferase subunit GatC, whose amino-acid sequence MEVTREDVLRCAALAHLSLREEEIEPMRLAMAKMLTHATSLDELPLDEVEPLLLGHGRPLPRREDEPRESFTQAEALANAPEQDRGYFVVPKVL is encoded by the coding sequence ATGGAAGTCACGCGCGAAGATGTCCTGAGGTGCGCCGCGCTGGCCCACCTGAGCCTCCGGGAGGAGGAGATCGAGCCCATGCGCCTGGCCATGGCGAAGATGCTCACCCACGCCACCAGCCTGGATGAGCTGCCCCTCGATGAGGTCGAGCCACTTCTCCTGGGCCATGGGCGGCCTCTGCCCCGCCGCGAGGATGAACCGCGGGAGAGCTTCACACAGGCCGAGGCCCTGGCCAATGCCCCGGAGCAGGATCGGGGCTACTTCGTGGTGCCGAAGGTGCTCTAG
- a CDS encoding PilW family protein, whose product MTLRSFRRFRPLQQGFSLIEMLVAVMFIGFLTAGMLRVYSTNLAGFQRVNDTIASQRRGRWALASLQDDVASIGFFGYVGFNSPSEGKYSVVSGTQEPFMILPSPSAVIVTGPNPASPGTLVTGPLVPNPDELQYVSDIALPIQADLSTINSVGLTLSLKSGSLSDLRSGDIVAVLDSNFEQFIISGPSNTNAVTADLPATTQHQSMGGAYSVIPPGSKTHIGGVPLAFYRPSVVTRYSIQARSWDPSNPAITIPCLVRQQKAYPADGSLIAWAAVPVEVIAENIEGFRVDFSFDGGTTWVRSGAANWDAIVGKITTALAPLGATGVPARNAADPLWFRNYPFLIRMDVVSRSAAPRAENSDVTGQAAYVRRTQTLMVSPRNFGLPL is encoded by the coding sequence ATGACGCTTCGTTCCTTCCGGCGCTTCCGTCCCCTCCAGCAGGGATTCTCGTTGATCGAGATGCTGGTGGCAGTGATGTTCATCGGCTTCCTGACCGCGGGCATGTTGCGCGTCTACTCCACGAACCTGGCCGGGTTCCAGCGGGTGAACGACACCATCGCCAGCCAGCGCCGGGGTCGCTGGGCTCTGGCCTCGCTCCAGGATGATGTCGCTTCGATCGGTTTCTTCGGCTATGTCGGATTCAACAGTCCCAGCGAGGGGAAATACTCGGTGGTCAGTGGGACCCAGGAACCCTTCATGATCCTGCCGAGCCCCAGCGCGGTGATCGTGACCGGGCCCAACCCGGCGAGCCCCGGCACCCTGGTGACCGGCCCCCTGGTCCCCAACCCCGACGAACTGCAGTATGTCAGCGATATCGCCCTGCCCATCCAGGCCGACCTGTCCACCATCAACAGCGTTGGACTTACCCTGAGCCTGAAGAGCGGCAGCCTCTCGGACCTGCGTTCCGGGGACATCGTCGCCGTCCTCGACTCGAACTTCGAACAATTCATCATCTCCGGGCCATCCAACACCAACGCGGTGACGGCGGATCTGCCGGCCACGACACAACACCAGAGCATGGGTGGGGCCTACTCGGTGATTCCGCCAGGCAGCAAGACTCACATTGGCGGGGTACCCCTGGCGTTCTACCGGCCCAGCGTGGTCACCCGCTATTCCATCCAGGCCCGCTCCTGGGATCCCTCCAACCCTGCGATCACCATCCCGTGTCTGGTCCGTCAGCAGAAGGCCTATCCCGCCGACGGTTCGCTCATCGCCTGGGCCGCCGTGCCCGTCGAAGTCATCGCCGAGAACATCGAGGGCTTCCGCGTCGACTTCAGCTTCGACGGCGGCACGACCTGGGTGCGATCCGGGGCCGCCAACTGGGATGCCATCGTGGGCAAGATCACCACTGCGCTGGCCCCCCTCGGCGCCACGGGCGTGCCCGCCCGGAACGCGGCAGATCCCCTCTGGTTCCGCAACTACCCCTTCCTCATCCGCATGGACGTGGTCTCCCGGTCCGCGGCACCCAGGGCCGAGAACAGTGATGTGACCGGCCAGGCCGCCTACGTGCGTCGCACCCAGACGCTCATGGTCTCGCCCCGCAACTTCGGTCTTCCCCTCTAG
- the tsaD gene encoding tRNA (adenosine(37)-N6)-threonylcarbamoyltransferase complex transferase subunit TsaD, producing MLILGLESSCDDCSAAVVEETAAGPVLRSLVRESQDAIHGPFGGVVPELAAREHLLQVRSVIAGALAQAGLGLPDLDRIAVTRGPGLVGSLLATFSASKAVAWRHGVPWVGVHHLLGHLNAARFAAPDLAFPALVLLVSGGHTHLYLAKDWTSLHLLQKTRDDAAGEAFDKTARMLNLGYPGGPLVDACAQAAARAGDSFTPPKFRDGRASWSFSGLKTGVKLRVERNPRLAEAGAADPEVQGLCRSLQEAIAAWLLKPIPHLAQEHGAHSLVISGGVACNSRLRAEAATLATRTGLRLAIPEPRLCTDNGAMIAAAGALLAPDPEPWSQNADADLKLGA from the coding sequence ATGCTGATCCTTGGTCTCGAGTCCTCTTGCGACGACTGCTCCGCCGCCGTGGTGGAGGAGACGGCTGCCGGTCCGGTGCTCCGGTCCCTGGTGCGGGAAAGCCAGGATGCCATCCATGGCCCCTTCGGGGGCGTGGTCCCCGAGCTTGCCGCCCGGGAGCATCTGCTCCAGGTGCGGTCGGTGATCGCGGGGGCTCTCGCACAGGCTGGCCTGGGCCTCCCGGACCTGGATCGCATCGCAGTGACCCGGGGGCCGGGACTGGTCGGCAGCCTGCTGGCCACCTTCAGCGCCAGCAAGGCCGTGGCCTGGCGCCACGGGGTCCCCTGGGTGGGCGTCCACCACCTGCTGGGGCACCTCAACGCCGCCCGCTTCGCCGCCCCCGACCTGGCCTTCCCCGCCCTGGTGCTCCTCGTCTCCGGCGGCCATACCCACCTGTACCTCGCCAAGGACTGGACTTCGCTCCACCTGCTTCAGAAGACGCGCGATGACGCAGCGGGCGAGGCCTTCGACAAGACCGCGCGGATGCTGAACCTGGGCTATCCCGGGGGGCCCCTGGTGGATGCCTGCGCCCAGGCGGCCGCCCGGGCCGGGGATTCTTTCACGCCGCCGAAATTCCGGGATGGCAGGGCCTCCTGGAGTTTCTCCGGGCTCAAGACCGGCGTGAAGCTGCGGGTGGAGCGGAATCCCCGCCTGGCCGAAGCCGGAGCCGCGGACCCCGAAGTGCAGGGCCTCTGTCGCAGCCTCCAGGAGGCCATCGCAGCCTGGCTGCTGAAGCCCATCCCCCACCTGGCGCAGGAACATGGCGCCCACAGCCTGGTCATCAGCGGTGGCGTCGCCTGCAACTCCAGACTGCGGGCCGAGGCGGCAACCCTGGCCACCCGCACGGGTCTGAGGCTCGCGATCCCGGAGCCGCGCCTGTGCACGGACAACGGGGCCATGATCGCCGCCGCGGGGGCCCTGCTGGCCCCCGATCCGGAGCCCTGGAGCCAGAATGCCGATGCTGACCTGAAGTTGGGAGCCTGA
- a CDS encoding PilC/PilY family type IV pilus protein, whose protein sequence is MASLRLSPLKTLILGFVLSLGLQAQVGTSLAPVTDLLDVYKSGGVKPEMLTMIDMSGSMTAVFWHRKFWTNKSYGTHIGGTPGDDGIQFTVSTTLDNLTNNTLTMAMNGKGPNSTNKWTTDLTGFLVDASGNRISGVLTMALVKTATHARMTGSRKINGTTYTRTVDMPFPWSLLKSPLVAPLTTAPLSTWIDGVADPDVTGNNYIAYDTVYTTASQVTNPTGSNGLDSWFSFNTDYVDWMFFGQDTKGSSGSDNYGATGTFKDDNGTAPAASGTVGTTAATGGFVIGGATVNAGNRPGFLNGLPVGTRCQYVKRAVLTAWFANRDRVWWAYRFLDQSSNEEGLTTINSSNFTTRGTRSKERDLILLQKSTSGSTHASVTAIQAKTPTSVTPLTYALANCLAQLTVDDGHPSVFDLAGTGEIPPPCRTSYVILFTDGNANDSLTAGSTSGNAIGAGGGTWTSEAQIQTGGTAVSYANLTPGSSNFNLWSLAAVAAHGLPNASQVYWGASAPSAYAPFIIKSRGSAGTSGRRITIMTVGLCLSGTNSDTGGGKGPLLKAALFGDPKTAGFDVTTAVPYGTTGGAQTNFFDATDPVYLANSLNAIMRRVVSANTGITAPSAPLVGLNLGNRAYLGRFEANNDGQGSIWKGDLLMTGIGLQSDGTVGLKAADGTFQSDINASNAVASAAVMLYAKTWKNRKIYTVIPGTAIPAGGLPLTAAAQAFSDTNAALRDPVVMGTADATSAVALIRFIMGANSTDQAKVAIPTTGTVNTRTDIMGDVVNSSPAAIEFDPALIPAYSNLSTLWGSTYSTMKDARFQLIFAGDNQGHFHCFGEVSGFDTAGRLFATLDELWSFVPSEFLNKPGGANVNKLGQLMTGDPSTHLYAVDGTPIIYFNDAPVSGSTIGNFKVDSADTVRVIFGLRKGGRSYYAIDIKNPAAPVLSWMVDPNNGIVLGSGTPSSYTDPAIKTMGLATSTIGLAAVDPGPNATTPRYIAILGGGYSNNELDGLTVPPNAGAAKLGRSLLALDVETGAPVKIYDFVNNAALASSFPNMGAIAAGGFPFQFLLGSGRAQRVYFGDQSGGVYALGSMEKLTSGAPNWRLDHSNIDQWTTDGTANSSITPGNAGVRWIYKGQTTLSAGLVTAASPVTSIPVAFRVPRAIPQFLRPAGSTYAANMIPPAVGVTFGTGDRNDPMDKDPINPVSSRVNRQVMVFDRQDSADLPTVGGLPSNVDISPVTDSQLADLTSVTTPGDTSYLGNNQLLGYYLRFHAPIVDPNDATHYLYEKAYLTPLVINGALVFSTFRPASTGSSTTCQGAGTTYTYRMGNALSPAFANGDVSTAAAGGGDGYVFTWANLAGDLTSVGSRLVLQSGQDATSATSNSVKIQSFAAGGGTIAFAPRTWRIVR, encoded by the coding sequence ATGGCTTCCCTTCGCCTAAGCCCCCTCAAGACCCTGATCCTCGGCTTCGTCCTGAGCCTGGGCCTTCAGGCCCAGGTCGGCACCTCTCTTGCCCCCGTCACGGATCTGCTCGACGTCTACAAGAGCGGCGGCGTGAAGCCGGAGATGCTCACCATGATCGACATGTCGGGCTCCATGACGGCGGTCTTCTGGCATCGTAAATTCTGGACAAACAAGAGCTATGGGACGCACATCGGCGGAACCCCCGGGGACGACGGCATCCAGTTCACCGTCAGCACGACCTTGGACAATTTGACGAACAACACGCTCACCATGGCCATGAACGGGAAGGGGCCGAACTCCACGAACAAATGGACGACAGACCTCACCGGGTTCCTGGTCGATGCCAGCGGCAACCGCATCAGCGGGGTGCTCACCATGGCCCTGGTCAAGACCGCCACCCACGCCCGCATGACGGGCAGCCGGAAGATCAATGGCACCACCTACACCCGCACGGTGGACATGCCCTTCCCCTGGTCCCTGCTCAAGTCGCCCCTCGTGGCGCCCCTGACCACAGCACCGCTGTCGACCTGGATCGATGGCGTGGCGGACCCTGACGTCACCGGCAACAACTACATCGCCTACGACACCGTGTACACCACCGCGTCCCAGGTCACCAACCCCACCGGCAGCAACGGTCTGGACAGCTGGTTCTCCTTCAACACCGACTACGTGGACTGGATGTTCTTCGGCCAGGATACGAAGGGCTCCAGCGGCAGCGACAACTATGGAGCTACGGGAACCTTCAAGGACGACAATGGGACTGCGCCCGCCGCCAGCGGAACGGTCGGTACGACTGCCGCCACCGGGGGCTTCGTGATTGGCGGCGCCACCGTCAACGCGGGCAACCGCCCCGGCTTCCTCAACGGCCTGCCCGTGGGCACCCGCTGTCAGTACGTGAAGCGGGCCGTGCTGACCGCCTGGTTTGCCAACCGCGACCGCGTCTGGTGGGCCTACCGGTTCCTGGATCAGAGTTCCAACGAGGAAGGCCTCACAACCATCAATTCCTCCAATTTCACCACCCGGGGCACCCGCTCCAAGGAGCGGGACCTGATCCTCCTGCAGAAATCCACGTCAGGTTCCACTCATGCCTCGGTGACGGCCATCCAGGCCAAGACACCCACCTCGGTCACGCCGCTCACCTATGCCCTGGCGAACTGCCTCGCCCAGCTCACGGTGGATGACGGCCATCCAAGCGTCTTCGACCTGGCGGGGACCGGGGAGATCCCGCCCCCCTGCCGGACTTCATACGTGATCCTCTTCACGGACGGCAACGCCAATGACAGCCTGACAGCCGGGAGCACCAGCGGGAACGCCATCGGCGCCGGAGGCGGTACGTGGACTTCCGAGGCCCAGATCCAGACCGGCGGAACCGCCGTCAGCTACGCCAACCTGACCCCCGGTTCGTCCAACTTCAACCTCTGGAGCCTGGCGGCCGTGGCGGCCCACGGCCTGCCCAACGCCTCCCAGGTCTACTGGGGCGCTTCGGCCCCCAGTGCCTACGCACCCTTCATCATCAAGTCCCGGGGATCGGCCGGGACCAGCGGCCGTCGGATCACGATCATGACCGTGGGCCTCTGCCTGTCGGGCACGAATTCGGATACCGGCGGCGGCAAGGGGCCGCTCCTCAAGGCGGCCCTGTTCGGCGATCCCAAGACGGCCGGCTTCGACGTCACCACGGCGGTTCCCTATGGCACCACGGGAGGTGCTCAGACCAACTTCTTCGATGCGACGGATCCGGTCTACCTCGCCAACAGCCTGAACGCCATCATGCGCCGGGTGGTCAGCGCCAACACAGGCATCACAGCCCCCTCGGCCCCGCTGGTGGGTCTCAACCTTGGCAACCGCGCCTACCTGGGCCGCTTCGAGGCCAACAATGATGGCCAAGGTTCCATCTGGAAGGGCGACCTGCTGATGACGGGCATCGGCCTCCAGTCGGACGGCACCGTCGGGTTGAAGGCGGCCGACGGCACCTTCCAGTCGGATATCAATGCGTCCAATGCGGTGGCTTCGGCTGCGGTGATGCTCTACGCCAAGACCTGGAAGAACCGGAAGATCTACACCGTGATTCCGGGAACCGCCATTCCCGCAGGGGGACTGCCCCTGACCGCGGCGGCTCAGGCCTTCAGTGACACGAACGCGGCTCTGCGGGATCCCGTGGTCATGGGCACCGCCGATGCCACGAGCGCCGTGGCCCTGATCCGGTTCATCATGGGTGCCAACTCGACCGACCAGGCCAAGGTGGCCATTCCCACCACCGGCACGGTCAACACCCGGACCGACATCATGGGTGACGTGGTCAACAGCTCGCCTGCGGCCATCGAGTTCGACCCGGCGCTCATTCCCGCCTACAGCAACCTCTCGACCCTGTGGGGAAGCACCTACTCCACGATGAAGGACGCCCGGTTCCAGCTCATCTTCGCGGGCGACAACCAGGGGCACTTCCACTGCTTCGGGGAGGTCAGCGGCTTCGACACCGCAGGCCGGCTCTTCGCCACCCTGGATGAGCTCTGGAGCTTCGTGCCGTCGGAATTCCTGAATAAGCCCGGCGGGGCCAATGTCAACAAGCTTGGGCAGTTGATGACCGGCGACCCCAGTACTCACCTCTATGCCGTGGATGGCACGCCCATCATCTACTTCAACGACGCGCCAGTCAGCGGCAGCACCATCGGCAACTTCAAGGTCGACAGCGCCGATACCGTCCGCGTCATCTTCGGCCTCCGCAAGGGGGGGCGCAGCTACTACGCCATCGACATCAAGAACCCGGCGGCCCCGGTTCTGTCCTGGATGGTGGATCCGAACAATGGGATCGTCCTGGGTTCTGGGACTCCTTCCTCCTATACCGATCCGGCCATCAAGACCATGGGCTTGGCCACTTCCACCATCGGTCTGGCCGCGGTGGATCCGGGGCCGAACGCGACCACTCCCAGGTACATCGCCATTCTGGGTGGCGGCTACAGCAACAACGAACTGGATGGGTTGACGGTCCCGCCCAACGCGGGTGCCGCCAAGCTTGGCCGCTCCCTGCTCGCCCTGGACGTGGAGACGGGTGCGCCTGTCAAGATCTACGACTTCGTGAACAATGCCGCATTGGCGTCCTCCTTCCCGAACATGGGGGCCATTGCGGCCGGAGGCTTCCCCTTCCAGTTCCTCCTGGGCTCCGGCCGTGCCCAGCGTGTCTACTTCGGAGACCAGTCGGGGGGTGTCTATGCCCTGGGGTCCATGGAGAAGCTGACATCCGGGGCCCCCAACTGGCGCCTGGACCACTCGAACATCGACCAGTGGACCACCGATGGAACCGCGAATTCCAGCATCACGCCTGGAAACGCGGGGGTCCGGTGGATCTATAAAGGACAGACCACCCTGTCGGCAGGCCTGGTGACGGCTGCCTCACCCGTGACCTCCATTCCCGTGGCTTTCCGGGTGCCCAGGGCCATCCCGCAGTTCCTGCGGCCTGCCGGCAGCACCTATGCTGCCAACATGATCCCGCCGGCTGTGGGCGTGACCTTCGGGACGGGCGATCGCAATGACCCCATGGACAAGGATCCCATCAATCCTGTCTCGAGCCGGGTGAACCGTCAGGTCATGGTCTTCGACCGGCAGGACAGCGCCGATCTGCCGACGGTGGGCGGCCTGCCGAGCAATGTGGACATCAGCCCCGTCACCGACTCCCAGCTGGCCGACCTGACCAGCGTCACGACCCCGGGAGACACCAGCTACCTCGGCAACAACCAGCTGCTGGGCTATTACCTCCGCTTCCATGCGCCCATCGTGGATCCCAACGATGCCACGCACTATCTCTACGAGAAGGCCTACCTGACGCCGCTGGTCATCAACGGCGCTCTGGTGTTCTCCACCTTCCGCCCCGCCTCCACCGGCAGTTCCACCACCTGCCAGGGCGCGGGCACCACCTACACCTACCGCATGGGCAACGCCCTCTCACCGGCTTTCGCCAATGGGGACGTGTCCACGGCAGCTGCGGGTGGTGGCGACGGCTATGTCTTCACCTGGGCCAACCTGGCCGGCGACCTGACCTCGGTCGGCAGCCGCCTCGTGTTGCAGAGCGGCCAGGACGCCACGAGCGCCACCAGCAACAGTGTGAAGATCCAGAGTTTTGCCGCGGGGGGGGGCACCATCGCCTTCGCTCCGAGGACCTGGCGCATCGTCCGATAG
- a CDS encoding type IV pilus modification PilV family protein yields the protein MTSRASRQSGFTLVELLMTALIFGIGLLGLAALQVSTLRSNSGGRNRFTATALAEGCLSAIQSEGNNSWIYSAGIKGTGVAYPLARVYTGGNATGPFGSFDINGLPVAVGDPTTVFTVQWSRNNANAATPKAPIMGMDMREFVVTVTWRDQAVDASGSAMPASTLSMSRLIRY from the coding sequence ATGACGTCCCGGGCCTCCCGCCAGTCTGGATTCACCTTGGTCGAGCTGTTGATGACTGCGCTCATCTTCGGCATCGGCCTGCTCGGCCTCGCCGCGCTGCAGGTCTCCACCCTGCGCAGCAACTCCGGCGGCCGGAACCGCTTCACGGCCACGGCCCTCGCCGAGGGGTGCCTCAGCGCCATCCAATCGGAAGGCAACAACTCCTGGATCTACTCCGCGGGCATCAAGGGTACCGGGGTGGCCTATCCGCTCGCCCGGGTCTACACCGGGGGGAACGCGACCGGGCCCTTCGGCTCCTTCGACATCAACGGGCTTCCCGTGGCCGTGGGCGACCCCACCACCGTCTTCACGGTCCAGTGGTCCAGGAACAATGCCAATGCCGCCACGCCCAAGGCTCCCATCATGGGCATGGACATGCGGGAATTCGTCGTCACGGTGACTTGGCGGGATCAGGCCGTCGATGCCTCAGGCAGCGCCATGCCGGCCAGCACCCTGTCCATGAGCCGATTGATCCGGTACTAG
- the priA gene encoding replication restart helicase PriA yields the protein MNSVPTRIQLNRPLPPLTYLAPQGLPEGVRVQVKVRNSLAVGLAMGPDPSPPAAKLRPIEAVLDPFPLLPAKLRELQSFAARYYGCLEAHLLPLSLPSSMLPNWEADEDGQRLSIQRERGAWAALAELGEAWQRDPSILPTLLHRSALRGSGFTEVRLTGAPHPPRVTPSQAKVLLTLEDAGGALMEPELLASTGVGASVLGTLEKRGLIQRLKRVDLLGQRREAGVDRTVTLNAEQQAALDAVATGTFGVHLLQGVTGSGKTEVYLALAERVLAAGRRVLWLVPEIGLTTRLLDRLEARFPGRVAVGHAGLNAGERHGDVVRLLFNGADLFVGVRNAVLAPLRDIGLIVVDEEHEGSYKSEEHPRIHARDLAIKRAQLEGCPIVLGSATPSLESWQAARSGRYGLLRLRERPAGITLPTVEIVDLRDAYRQVRRKVILAPPLMQAITGTLAKGEQVLLLLNRRGYENFWMCRACGRTLGCPHCAISLTYHRGDFRLRCHLCGHETVPPEACPDCGADHLRGVGEGTEQVEEHLNQLFPAARILRLDRDTTRRRGSFEAGLLAAEAGQVDILVGTQMLAKGHTFPGLTLVGVLNADQGLKVAGFRASERTFQLLTQVAGRAGRAELPGRVILQTYSPEHPAITFALAQDFEGFAASELPFREGLGYPPFTALSLYRAEADTPREAREALDVFRQRLSVPGLRVLGPLEAPVPRIRDRWRMHLLLKGGRGALGEVLARHPLDPTGPISLDRDPIQFG from the coding sequence ATGAACTCGGTCCCCACGCGCATCCAGCTGAACCGGCCCCTGCCACCCCTGACCTATCTGGCGCCCCAGGGCCTGCCCGAGGGCGTGCGGGTGCAGGTGAAGGTGCGCAACAGCCTGGCCGTGGGTCTGGCCATGGGGCCGGACCCGTCGCCCCCCGCGGCGAAGCTGCGGCCCATCGAGGCCGTGCTGGATCCCTTTCCCCTGCTGCCCGCGAAGTTGCGGGAGCTCCAGTCCTTCGCCGCCCGCTACTACGGCTGCCTCGAGGCTCACCTGCTGCCCCTGAGCCTGCCCTCCTCCATGCTTCCCAACTGGGAAGCCGACGAGGATGGACAGCGACTGTCGATCCAACGGGAGCGCGGGGCATGGGCTGCGTTGGCCGAGCTCGGAGAGGCCTGGCAACGCGATCCCTCCATCCTTCCGACGCTGTTGCACCGCTCCGCACTACGCGGTTCGGGATTCACGGAGGTGCGCCTCACGGGGGCTCCCCACCCCCCCCGGGTGACACCCTCCCAGGCCAAAGTGCTGCTGACCCTGGAGGACGCGGGTGGCGCCCTGATGGAACCAGAGCTGCTGGCGTCGACAGGGGTTGGCGCCTCGGTCCTGGGCACGCTGGAGAAGCGTGGTCTCATCCAGCGCCTGAAGCGGGTGGACCTGCTCGGCCAGCGCCGGGAGGCCGGAGTGGACCGGACGGTGACGCTGAATGCCGAGCAGCAGGCAGCTCTCGACGCGGTGGCGACGGGCACCTTCGGCGTCCATCTTCTCCAGGGCGTTACGGGGTCGGGCAAGACCGAGGTCTACCTGGCCCTGGCCGAGCGGGTGCTGGCCGCAGGGCGCCGAGTGCTGTGGCTGGTGCCGGAGATCGGGCTCACCACACGGTTGCTGGACCGCCTGGAGGCGCGGTTCCCCGGCCGGGTCGCGGTGGGCCATGCGGGTCTCAATGCCGGCGAGCGGCATGGCGACGTGGTGCGCCTGCTCTTCAACGGGGCCGACCTCTTCGTGGGGGTGCGCAACGCAGTGCTGGCACCCCTGCGGGACATCGGCCTCATCGTGGTGGACGAGGAACACGAGGGTTCGTACAAGTCCGAGGAACATCCGCGCATCCACGCCCGGGATCTGGCCATCAAGCGGGCCCAGCTCGAAGGCTGCCCTATCGTGCTGGGCAGCGCCACGCCCAGCCTCGAGAGCTGGCAGGCCGCGCGGAGCGGCCGATACGGATTGCTGCGTTTGCGAGAGCGGCCTGCGGGCATCACGCTGCCGACCGTCGAGATCGTGGACCTCCGCGACGCCTACCGGCAGGTGCGGCGCAAGGTCATCCTGGCTCCGCCGCTCATGCAGGCCATCACGGGCACCTTGGCAAAGGGTGAGCAGGTCCTGCTGCTCCTGAACCGCCGGGGCTACGAGAACTTCTGGATGTGCCGGGCCTGCGGCAGGACGCTGGGCTGCCCGCACTGTGCCATTTCGCTCACCTACCATCGCGGTGACTTCCGCCTGCGCTGCCACCTCTGCGGCCACGAAACGGTGCCGCCGGAGGCCTGCCCGGACTGCGGCGCCGACCACCTGCGCGGTGTCGGGGAGGGCACCGAGCAGGTGGAGGAACACCTGAACCAGCTCTTCCCCGCGGCCCGGATCCTGCGCCTGGATCGGGACACCACGCGCCGCCGCGGTTCCTTCGAGGCCGGACTGCTGGCCGCGGAAGCCGGCCAGGTGGACATCCTGGTGGGCACCCAGATGCTGGCCAAGGGCCACACCTTTCCCGGGCTCACGCTGGTGGGCGTGCTCAACGCGGACCAGGGGTTGAAGGTCGCGGGTTTCAGGGCCTCGGAGCGGACCTTCCAGCTGCTCACCCAGGTGGCCGGCCGGGCGGGACGGGCCGAGCTGCCCGGTCGCGTGATCCTCCAGACCTATTCGCCCGAGCACCCGGCCATCACCTTCGCCCTGGCCCAGGATTTCGAGGGGTTCGCCGCCTCGGAGCTGCCCTTCCGTGAAGGCCTGGGCTATCCGCCCTTCACGGCCCTCTCCCTCTACCGCGCCGAGGCCGACACGCCGCGGGAGGCGCGGGAGGCCCTGGATGTATTTCGACAGCGGTTGTCCGTTCCAGGCCTGCGGGTGCTGGGCCCCCTGGAAGCGCCGGTCCCAAGGATCCGCGATCGCTGGCGCATGCATCTGCTGCTGAAGGGAGGGCGGGGCGCCCTGGGCGAGGTGCTGGCCAGGCACCCCCTGGACCCGACCGGCCCCATCAGCCTGGATCGGGATCCCATCCAGTTTGGATGA
- a CDS encoding prepilin-type N-terminal cleavage/methylation domain-containing protein — translation MRRSARGFSILELLVVVVIIGIVAVVTGTWYGATQPAAVKGTVNSLVGALSDARTVAQSTGRTVTLTTTGAQSTLTITFPAQGDVVPAPANQVLTTWRRDAAGRDATRYSGIDTSSTWPIYTQAAPNPDPLTGGVAAISSLFTNGVNPGTSAKLFTGATNTTFSFDSTGHASADFYVYVGGMRNGASYRSAPVGLVLVTRANGIHAFYKPNAGDPASPWQRL, via the coding sequence ATGCGTCGATCCGCCCGAGGTTTTTCGATTCTCGAACTGCTCGTCGTGGTGGTGATCATCGGCATCGTGGCCGTCGTGACGGGCACCTGGTACGGCGCGACGCAGCCGGCAGCCGTAAAGGGAACAGTCAACTCCCTGGTGGGCGCCCTGTCCGATGCCCGCACCGTGGCTCAATCGACTGGAAGAACGGTGACCCTCACGACCACGGGGGCGCAATCGACCTTGACCATCACGTTCCCGGCTCAGGGGGATGTGGTGCCCGCTCCCGCCAACCAGGTCCTCACCACCTGGCGCCGGGACGCCGCCGGCCGGGACGCGACCCGCTATTCCGGCATCGACACCAGCTCCACCTGGCCCATCTACACACAGGCGGCACCGAATCCCGATCCGCTGACTGGTGGTGTCGCCGCCATCTCCAGCCTCTTCACCAACGGCGTCAATCCGGGCACCTCGGCCAAGCTGTTCACGGGGGCCACCAACACCACGTTCTCATTCGATTCCACGGGGCACGCGAGTGCCGATTTCTATGTCTACGTCGGGGGCATGCGGAACGGCGCCTCCTACCGGAGCGCGCCGGTGGGTCTGGTCCTGGTGACCCGGGCGAACGGCATCCACGCCTTCTACAAACCCAATGCGGGCGATCCGGCCTCGCCCTGGCAGCGACTCTAG